A region of Streptomyces deccanensis DNA encodes the following proteins:
- the arfB gene encoding alternative ribosome rescue aminoacyl-tRNA hydrolase ArfB: MSGPYVIRGSVSLPEAELMWRFSRSSGPGGQHVNTSDSQVELRFDLANTEALPEVWKARALERLASRLVDGVVSVRSSEHRSQWRNRETAAVRLAALLAEATAPPPKPRRATRIPRGINERRLREKKQRSDTKRGRSGRDWG; encoded by the coding sequence ATGTCCGGTCCTTACGTCATCCGTGGCTCCGTCTCGCTTCCCGAGGCCGAGCTCATGTGGCGTTTCTCCCGCTCCTCCGGTCCCGGCGGACAGCACGTCAACACCAGTGACTCGCAGGTCGAGCTGCGGTTCGACCTCGCGAACACCGAGGCGCTGCCCGAGGTGTGGAAGGCGCGGGCGCTGGAGCGGCTCGCGTCGCGGCTCGTCGACGGGGTGGTCAGTGTCCGCTCCTCCGAGCACCGTTCGCAGTGGCGCAACCGGGAGACCGCCGCCGTACGGCTGGCCGCGCTGCTCGCGGAGGCGACGGCGCCGCCGCCGAAGCCGCGCCGGGCCACCCGTATCCCGCGCGGGATCAACGAGCGTCGGCTGCGGGAGAAGAAGCAGCGCTCGGACACGAAGCGGGGCCGGTCGGGGCGGGACTGGGGCTGA
- a CDS encoding prephenate dehydratase domain-containing protein yields METLRISGDEKRALIALMGDGSQRSLRLGTLGPEGTSSEYVARLMTRLLGDRGRFGIVLEETFEHCMDALTEGRLDLALVPHAYAGINAFYMNPLLEPSIVFRGSTPEYGLAARSDFAFREELLFTDTVVTHPAPIPLLEYYFDRPVKLVTTTSTSQAAGQVADGLYNIAITNEQAARQHNLKFVYRFSPIPMTWTVFSKRLEKEGPR; encoded by the coding sequence ATGGAGACGCTCCGTATATCCGGTGACGAGAAACGTGCGCTGATAGCGCTCATGGGGGACGGATCGCAACGTTCCTTGAGGCTCGGCACCTTGGGCCCCGAGGGGACCAGCAGTGAGTACGTGGCCCGGCTGATGACACGATTACTCGGTGACCGAGGGCGCTTCGGAATAGTTCTTGAAGAGACCTTCGAGCACTGTATGGACGCGCTCACCGAGGGGCGTTTAGATCTCGCGCTGGTGCCGCACGCCTACGCCGGTATCAACGCCTTCTACATGAATCCGCTGCTGGAGCCGTCGATCGTGTTCCGAGGGAGTACACCGGAATACGGATTGGCCGCGCGGTCCGACTTCGCCTTTCGCGAGGAACTGCTCTTCACCGACACCGTGGTGACCCATCCGGCCCCCATTCCGCTGCTGGAGTACTACTTCGACCGGCCCGTGAAGCTGGTCACGACGACCTCCACGAGCCAGGCGGCCGGCCAGGTGGCCGACGGCCTCTACAACATCGCCATCACCAATGAACAGGCGGCGAGACAGCACAATCTCAAGTTCGTCTACCGGTTCTCACCGATCCCCATGACGTGGACCGTCTTCTCGAAAAGACTCGAAAAGGAAGGACCGCGATGA
- a CDS encoding TerD family protein, which yields MAVSLSKGGNVSLTKEAPGLTAVTVGLGWDVRTTTGTDFDLDASAIAVNPQGKVYSDGHFVFFNNKQTPDQTIVHTGDNRTGEGAGDDEAINVNLAGLPADVDKIVFPVSIYDAENRSQNFGQVRNAYIRIVNQAGGAEIARYDLSEDAATETAMVFGELYRNGAEWKFRAVGQGYASGLVGIAQDFGVNV from the coding sequence ATGGCTGTAAGCCTGTCCAAGGGTGGCAACGTCTCGCTCACCAAGGAGGCTCCGGGCCTGACGGCCGTCACCGTGGGCCTCGGCTGGGACGTCCGCACCACCACCGGCACGGACTTCGACCTCGACGCCTCGGCGATCGCGGTCAACCCGCAGGGCAAGGTCTACTCGGACGGTCACTTCGTCTTCTTCAACAACAAGCAGACCCCGGACCAGACCATCGTCCACACCGGCGACAACCGCACGGGTGAGGGCGCCGGCGACGACGAGGCGATCAACGTCAACCTGGCGGGCCTCCCCGCCGACGTCGACAAGATCGTCTTCCCGGTCTCGATCTACGACGCCGAGAACCGCTCGCAGAACTTCGGCCAGGTCCGCAACGCCTACATCCGCATCGTCAACCAGGCCGGCGGCGCCGAGATCGCCCGCTACGACCTCTCCGAGGACGCCGCCACCGAGACCGCCATGGTCTTCGGCGAGCTCTACCGCAACGGCGCCGAGTGGAAGTTCCGCGCGGTCGGCCAGGGCTACGCCTCGGGCCTCGTCGGCATCGCCCAGGACTTCGGCGTCAACGTCTGA
- a CDS encoding aminotransferase class I/II-fold pyridoxal phosphate-dependent enzyme codes for MRIESAHRLRDLPRNSFATTVARIDRLVRSGEDVVNLCQGNPDLPTPPHIVESLRTEVLDPATHRYGSFSGLIELKAAIARWYAANHRVELDPETEVAILFGAKAGLVELSQCFLDPGDVCLMPDPAFPDYWAGVALAGARMHPLPLRRENGFLPDYSALDRATRERARLMFLNYPNNPASVTAPPEFYADTVRFADRHGVLVASDFAYGALSFGGEAPVSFLRADGAKEVGVEFISLSKMYNMAGWRVGAVVGNRAVVAAIDLLQEHYFVSLPPFIQRAAITALTGPQDCVHDLSKIYERRRDVFVSGVREAGWDLDVPRSVFAWLPTPAGEPSVAFADALLDRAGVAVSPGRWFGEHGEGYVRVSLLAPEERLREAVVRLARFR; via the coding sequence ATGAGGATCGAGTCCGCCCACCGGCTCCGGGACCTGCCCAGGAACTCGTTCGCGACGACCGTGGCCAGGATCGACCGGCTCGTGCGGTCGGGCGAGGACGTCGTCAACCTCTGCCAGGGGAACCCCGATCTGCCCACGCCCCCGCACATCGTCGAGTCGCTGCGCACCGAGGTCCTCGATCCCGCCACCCACCGGTACGGCTCCTTCTCGGGCCTCATCGAACTCAAGGCCGCCATCGCCCGGTGGTACGCCGCGAACCACCGGGTCGAGCTGGACCCGGAGACCGAGGTCGCGATCCTGTTCGGCGCCAAGGCCGGACTGGTGGAGCTGAGCCAGTGCTTCCTGGACCCGGGCGACGTGTGTCTGATGCCGGACCCGGCCTTCCCGGACTACTGGGCCGGTGTCGCCCTCGCCGGGGCCCGGATGCACCCCCTGCCGCTCCGCCGGGAGAACGGCTTCCTGCCCGACTACTCGGCCCTCGACCGGGCGACACGCGAGCGGGCCCGGCTGATGTTCCTCAACTATCCCAACAACCCCGCCTCGGTGACGGCACCGCCGGAGTTCTACGCCGACACGGTCCGGTTCGCGGACCGGCACGGCGTGCTCGTGGCCTCCGACTTCGCGTACGGGGCCCTGAGCTTCGGCGGCGAGGCCCCGGTGTCGTTCCTGCGGGCGGACGGGGCGAAGGAGGTGGGCGTCGAGTTCATCTCGCTGTCGAAGATGTACAACATGGCGGGCTGGCGGGTCGGCGCCGTCGTCGGCAACCGTGCCGTCGTCGCCGCGATCGACCTCCTTCAGGAGCACTACTTCGTCTCGCTCCCGCCTTTCATCCAACGCGCGGCGATCACGGCCCTGACCGGCCCCCAGGACTGTGTCCACGACCTCTCGAAGATCTACGAACGCCGACGCGACGTCTTCGTGTCCGGTGTGCGGGAGGCGGGCTGGGACCTCGACGTCCCCCGGTCCGTCTTCGCCTGGCTGCCGACACCGGCCGGCGAGCCCTCCGTCGCCTTCGCCGACGCGCTGCTCGACCGGGCCGGGGTGGCCGTGTCGCCGGGCCGCTGGTTCGGGGAGCACGGTGAGGGATACGTACGGGTGAGTCTGCTGGCCCCGGAGGAACGGCTCCGCGAAGCGGTCGTCAGGCTGGCCCGGTTCCGCTGA
- a CDS encoding MFS transporter, whose translation MADRLDGGQRAAGFPLLTVLALMAGIFAVGSEELVVSPLLPDMSESFDTSVAVMGLSVSVYGVCTAIGALIFAPLGDRVSRRVGLVTGMTVFVLGTLLCASAGSLGVFFAGRALAGLATGAFVPTAYAFVGDQIPYRHRARAMGIVVSSWSLSLVLGVPMGDFVGQRVGWRWTFGLLCVLGVLVIGVLFRAGGRARPEPTGPQGTPDGAARTPDDAVGTPARQGDGGWSRSVVQAFRAPKVLVYVLATFLNMLGFYGMYTYLGSALQYRFGDESSSTSLMILLYGLGFATSFVTGKWADDLGKERVLVGLLAGLVPALAVIPLVDHLTPLLVLCLFLWGAMQSLVVTLLSTLLSECSPAHRGTILAFYTLATNLAVALGAALLGPLFTEYGFSAVGFVCAGITLAACGLSQWARGREARTPTGTDRPEPKAEPVTEDRRVAVTEDRRPEAAADREDRP comes from the coding sequence GTGGCGGATCGCTTGGACGGCGGGCAGCGCGCGGCGGGGTTCCCCCTGCTGACGGTCCTCGCACTCATGGCGGGGATCTTCGCCGTCGGCTCGGAGGAGCTGGTGGTGTCCCCGCTGCTCCCGGACATGTCGGAGTCGTTCGACACCTCGGTCGCCGTGATGGGGCTGTCGGTCAGCGTCTACGGCGTCTGTACGGCGATCGGCGCCCTGATCTTCGCCCCCCTCGGGGACCGGGTGTCACGGCGGGTCGGACTGGTGACCGGGATGACGGTGTTCGTCCTGGGCACGCTGCTGTGCGCGTCCGCCGGTTCCCTGGGGGTGTTCTTCGCCGGGCGGGCGCTGGCCGGTCTGGCCACGGGCGCGTTCGTACCGACCGCGTACGCGTTCGTCGGCGACCAGATCCCGTACCGGCACCGGGCCAGGGCCATGGGCATCGTCGTGTCGAGCTGGTCGCTCTCCCTCGTCCTGGGCGTGCCCATGGGGGACTTCGTCGGTCAGCGGGTCGGCTGGCGGTGGACCTTCGGGCTGCTCTGCGTGCTGGGCGTCCTCGTGATCGGCGTGCTGTTCCGGGCCGGCGGACGCGCCCGCCCCGAGCCCACCGGCCCACAGGGCACACCGGACGGCGCCGCGCGGACCCCGGACGACGCCGTGGGAACACCGGCGCGGCAGGGCGACGGCGGCTGGAGCCGCTCGGTCGTCCAGGCCTTCCGCGCGCCGAAGGTGCTGGTGTACGTCCTGGCGACGTTCCTCAACATGCTCGGCTTCTACGGCATGTACACGTACCTCGGCAGCGCGCTGCAGTACCGGTTCGGCGACGAGAGCTCCTCCACCTCTCTGATGATCCTGCTGTACGGCCTCGGCTTCGCGACGAGCTTCGTCACCGGGAAGTGGGCCGACGACCTCGGCAAGGAGCGCGTGCTCGTCGGTCTGCTGGCCGGACTGGTCCCGGCGCTGGCCGTGATCCCGCTGGTCGACCATCTCACCCCGCTGCTGGTGCTCTGCCTCTTCCTGTGGGGAGCGATGCAGAGCCTGGTCGTCACCCTGCTGAGCACCCTGCTGAGTGAGTGCTCGCCGGCCCACCGAGGGACGATCCTCGCCTTCTACACCCTGGCGACCAACCTGGCGGTGGCCCTGGGCGCCGCCCTGCTCGGCCCGCTGTTCACCGAGTACGGCTTCTCCGCCGTCGGTTTCGTCTGCGCGGGCATCACACTCGCCGCCTGCGGCCTGAGCCAGTGGGCGCGCGGCCGCGAGGCCAGAACCCCCACCGGGACCGACCGGCCCGAGCCCAAGGCCGAGCCCGTCACCGAGGACCGCCGTGTGGCGGTGACCGAGGACCGCCGCCCCGAAGCGGCCGCCGACCGTGAGGACCGGCCATGA
- a CDS encoding SDR family NAD(P)-dependent oxidoreductase, giving the protein MFEDKVVVVTGAASGIGKRTAVEFARQGATVVVADVDGTNGPEVVAKLTSDGHRAVFVRADLTAEADCEHLIAVAAERTGRVDVLVNNVGIEISTPIHEMPVSEWDRLFDTNLKSMFLCSKYALRPMMAAESGAIVNVCSVSGLVAWPGIAAYNTTKGGVLMLTKSLAVEYARHGIRANCVCPSIIDTPMTDASIGHDATVKEEKAKLNPVGRLGTPEDVANAILFLASDRSSFITGAALTVDGGYTAV; this is encoded by the coding sequence TTGTTCGAGGACAAAGTCGTCGTGGTCACCGGTGCCGCGTCGGGGATCGGGAAGCGGACGGCGGTCGAGTTCGCCCGGCAGGGCGCCACGGTCGTCGTGGCGGACGTCGACGGGACGAACGGACCCGAGGTCGTCGCCAAGCTGACCAGCGACGGGCACCGGGCGGTCTTCGTCCGGGCGGACCTGACCGCCGAGGCGGACTGCGAGCACCTGATCGCCGTCGCCGCGGAGCGGACCGGCCGGGTGGACGTCCTGGTCAACAACGTCGGCATCGAGATATCCACCCCGATCCACGAGATGCCGGTGTCCGAGTGGGACCGGCTGTTCGACACCAATCTGAAGAGCATGTTCCTGTGCTCCAAGTACGCGCTGCGCCCGATGATGGCGGCGGAGAGCGGGGCGATCGTGAACGTCTGCTCGGTCAGCGGGCTGGTGGCCTGGCCCGGTATCGCCGCGTACAACACCACCAAGGGCGGTGTCCTGATGCTGACGAAGTCCCTGGCCGTCGAGTACGCGCGCCACGGCATCCGGGCCAACTGTGTCTGCCCCAGCATCATCGACACCCCCATGACGGACGCGTCCATCGGTCACGACGCCACCGTCAAGGAGGAGAAGGCGAAGCTGAATCCGGTCGGCCGTCTGGGCACGCCCGAGGACGTCGCGAACGCGATCCTCTTCCTCGCCTCGGACCGGTCGTCCTTCATCACCGGCGCCGCGCTCACCGTGGACGGCGGCTACACGGCCGTCTGA
- the cdgB gene encoding diguanylate cyclase CdgB, with amino-acid sequence METESEPYVRLTTLRQLHQVMADMNTARSLADTLQTVADGVVNGLGYELACVNLVRPDGDLVVAALSGNSAAEALITGRVGSRASWERRLSMGEAWGDLRFIPHTEGWVLDEDDVPQWYTDGPAPRFEDEWHPSDRLFAPMYTPGAGGASCGELLGVVSVDRPRNGRRPGAWGREALQMYAFQAAIAISNARLRANMQRALVRLEREQQALRASEESFRQAFEYAPSGMAIAEMGGDQHGRILRTNDALCRLLGRPASAMRRYAFSDLVHPEDIGTLLRTSAEGGRAELRLGRRDGTYVWVSLRNSVVADAADGPRFLLTHVEDIEERKRRELQLAHRASHDALTGLPNSAELRSRLSARICQRPQSLPAGAAVDSADSMNAAFGQFGEQGTGDGHGEYGADAARLPHPSFDAYEAAGHSAHAFDFHAAGGPYDAFDHHVHTVAPEDERDDGTKGLAVLFCDLDGFKSINDRFGHNAGDAVLIEVARRLSRGVRDGDTVARLGGDEFVVLADGLGRADAQDLAVRLRNEIIQPIRVDGRAMRVGASFGIGWAHCGMTADEVLKSADERMYVEKRSRPRQHRRAG; translated from the coding sequence ATGGAGACCGAGTCGGAGCCCTACGTCCGTCTGACGACGCTGCGGCAGCTGCACCAGGTGATGGCGGACATGAACACCGCGCGCAGCCTGGCCGACACGCTGCAGACCGTCGCCGACGGTGTGGTCAACGGCCTGGGCTACGAACTGGCCTGCGTGAACCTCGTCCGCCCCGACGGCGACCTGGTCGTCGCCGCCCTCTCCGGGAACAGCGCCGCCGAGGCCCTGATCACCGGCCGCGTCGGCTCCCGCGCCTCCTGGGAGCGCCGGCTGAGCATGGGCGAGGCCTGGGGCGACCTGCGGTTCATACCGCACACCGAGGGCTGGGTGCTCGACGAGGACGACGTCCCCCAGTGGTACACCGACGGCCCCGCGCCCCGCTTCGAGGACGAGTGGCACCCCTCCGACCGCCTCTTCGCGCCGATGTACACCCCGGGCGCCGGTGGCGCCTCCTGCGGCGAGCTGCTCGGCGTCGTCTCCGTGGACCGGCCGCGAAACGGTCGCCGACCGGGCGCGTGGGGACGCGAAGCGCTCCAGATGTACGCCTTCCAGGCCGCCATCGCGATCAGTAACGCCCGGCTGCGCGCCAACATGCAGCGTGCACTGGTCAGGCTCGAAAGGGAGCAGCAGGCGCTGCGCGCCAGCGAGGAATCCTTCCGGCAGGCCTTCGAGTACGCCCCGAGCGGTATGGCCATCGCGGAGATGGGCGGCGACCAGCACGGCCGGATCCTGCGGACCAACGACGCCCTGTGCCGGCTCCTGGGGCGGCCCGCCTCCGCCATGCGGCGGTACGCGTTCTCCGACCTCGTCCACCCCGAGGACATCGGCACGCTCCTGCGGACCTCCGCCGAGGGCGGGCGCGCCGAGCTGCGGCTCGGGCGCCGCGACGGGACGTACGTGTGGGTGTCGCTGCGCAACAGCGTGGTCGCGGACGCCGCCGACGGGCCCCGCTTCCTGCTCACCCACGTCGAGGACATCGAGGAGCGCAAGCGGCGCGAGCTCCAGCTCGCGCACCGCGCCTCGCACGACGCCCTCACGGGCCTGCCGAACTCGGCCGAGCTGCGCTCGCGCCTGTCCGCCCGCATCTGTCAGCGCCCCCAGTCCCTGCCGGCCGGTGCGGCGGTCGACTCGGCCGACTCGATGAACGCGGCCTTCGGGCAGTTCGGCGAGCAGGGGACCGGGGACGGGCACGGGGAGTACGGCGCCGACGCCGCGCGGCTGCCGCACCCGTCGTTCGACGCGTACGAGGCCGCCGGGCACAGCGCCCACGCCTTCGACTTCCACGCGGCGGGCGGGCCCTACGACGCCTTCGACCACCATGTGCACACCGTCGCGCCCGAGGACGAGCGGGACGACGGGACCAAGGGGCTCGCGGTGCTCTTCTGCGACCTCGACGGGTTCAAGTCGATCAACGACCGCTTCGGGCACAACGCGGGGGACGCCGTCCTCATCGAGGTGGCCCGGCGCCTCAGCCGGGGTGTGCGCGACGGCGACACCGTGGCCCGCCTCGGCGGTGACGAGTTCGTCGTCCTCGCCGACGGGCTCGGCCGCGCGGACGCCCAGGACCTCGCCGTACGCCTGCGCAACGAGATCATCCAGCCGATTCGCGTCGACGGTCGCGCCATGCGCGTCGGGGCCAGTTTCGGCATCGGATGGGCCCACTGCGGAATGACGGCGGACGAGGTGTTGAAATCAGCTGACGAGCGGATGTACGTCGAGAAACGATCTCGTCCCAGACAGCACAGGCGGGCCGGATAG
- a CDS encoding SDR family oxidoreductase, translating to MARVAIVLGAGSGIGRATALRLLSGGCATVLTARGRDALEKVARESGVERNTYVVPGDITSPEFRAELVAKVERRFGRIDVLVNNGPGPAPGPFDGVRVNDDVCAAMHQKLVPYLDLIGSVAPVMTRNEFGRIINVVGNIGREPLPGMFLSGLVNAAMANAAKYLANQYAAHNVTVNCVHPGTIRTPRYDQAVRHLSRDEGVPEPEVEDRLVRAVPMNRPGQADEVAALIGFLASDEASYITGQQISADGGQLKSV from the coding sequence GTGGCGCGCGTAGCGATCGTGCTGGGGGCCGGCAGCGGTATCGGACGGGCGACCGCGCTGCGGCTGTTGTCCGGGGGCTGTGCGACGGTCCTCACCGCCCGCGGCCGGGACGCGCTGGAGAAGGTGGCGCGGGAATCCGGCGTCGAACGGAACACCTATGTCGTTCCGGGTGACATCACCTCGCCGGAATTCCGTGCCGAACTCGTGGCGAAGGTGGAACGACGATTCGGCCGGATCGATGTCCTGGTCAACAACGGGCCCGGGCCGGCGCCCGGCCCGTTCGACGGGGTGCGGGTGAACGACGACGTATGTGCCGCGATGCATCAGAAACTCGTGCCGTATCTGGATCTCATCGGATCCGTCGCGCCCGTGATGACGAGAAACGAATTCGGCAGGATCATCAACGTCGTCGGAAACATCGGCAGGGAACCCCTGCCGGGCATGTTCCTCTCCGGTCTGGTCAACGCGGCCATGGCGAACGCCGCGAAATATCTGGCGAACCAGTACGCCGCGCACAACGTCACGGTGAACTGCGTGCACCCCGGCACCATCCGGACCCCGCGCTACGACCAGGCCGTCCGGCACTTGAGCCGGGACGAGGGTGTTCCGGAGCCCGAGGTCGAGGACCGTCTCGTACGGGCGGTCCCCATGAACCGGCCGGGGCAGGCCGACGAGGTCGCCGCCCTCATCGGATTCCTGGCCTCCGACGAGGCGTCCTACATCACCGGCCAGCAGATCTCGGCCGACGGCGGCCAGTTGAAGAGTGTGTGA
- a CDS encoding flavin reductase family protein gives MSEDEFRAAMSRLAAGVVLVTAHEAALDPDGPRGEDVGMTATSFMSVSLDPPLVMVSLREGSRMDDLLAEQPLWAVSVLSDHQRTVAARFAMRNRVSDRLLFDSVPHTRGETSGAPLIDGALATLECRTEQRVTAGDHTLVIGRVLTATSPDTPPGPLTYFRGRYRQLSQ, from the coding sequence GTGAGCGAAGACGAGTTCCGTGCCGCGATGTCCCGACTGGCGGCGGGTGTGGTCCTGGTGACCGCGCACGAGGCGGCGCTGGATCCGGACGGGCCGCGTGGCGAGGACGTCGGCATGACGGCCACCTCCTTCATGTCCGTCTCCCTCGACCCGCCCCTCGTCATGGTGAGCCTGCGCGAGGGCTCCCGCATGGACGACCTCCTCGCCGAGCAGCCGCTGTGGGCGGTCTCCGTCCTCTCCGACCACCAGCGCACCGTCGCGGCCCGCTTCGCCATGCGCAACCGCGTGAGCGACCGCCTCCTCTTCGACTCCGTCCCCCACACCCGGGGCGAGACCAGCGGCGCCCCCCTCATCGACGGCGCCCTGGCCACCCTGGAGTGCCGCACGGAACAACGCGTGACCGCCGGCGACCACACCCTGGTCATCGGCAGAGTCCTGACCGCGACGTCCCCGGACACACCCCCGGGGCCCCTCACCTACTTCCGGGGCCGCTACCGGCAACTGTCCCAGTAG
- a CDS encoding cupin domain-containing protein, whose translation MTTHVYERPYFPDSAVVLHDNGIRMESYRRGDTEVLVSYLPPGAVVAPHSHREAQVGMVVRGELSMTVGGVTRLMRAEKDVYIAPSHVEHSAVNPTSEETVALDIKRYKPGEKYTAPSEYFLGPIESRKFVGMDVTFFLEDWIELMIADIPGGGEMPYHKHSHEQIGICLEGRYDMTVEETTHELVFGATYFCESQEGHGAANPHESVARSLNIFIPPRYHRVPK comes from the coding sequence ATGACCACGCACGTGTATGAGCGCCCCTATTTCCCCGACTCCGCCGTGGTGTTGCACGACAACGGGATCCGGATGGAGTCCTACCGGCGTGGCGACACGGAGGTCCTGGTGTCGTACCTCCCGCCCGGTGCCGTCGTGGCACCGCACTCCCACAGGGAGGCGCAGGTGGGGATGGTCGTCCGGGGTGAACTCTCCATGACGGTCGGCGGGGTGACCCGGCTGATGCGGGCCGAGAAGGACGTGTACATCGCTCCGTCCCATGTCGAGCACTCCGCGGTGAACCCGACGTCGGAGGAGACCGTCGCGCTCGATATCAAACGCTACAAACCGGGTGAGAAGTACACCGCGCCGAGCGAGTACTTCCTCGGCCCGATCGAGTCACGCAAGTTCGTCGGAATGGACGTCACGTTCTTTCTGGAGGACTGGATCGAGTTGATGATCGCCGACATTCCGGGCGGCGGCGAGATGCCGTACCACAAGCACTCCCACGAACAGATCGGGATCTGCCTGGAAGGCCGTTACGACATGACGGTGGAGGAGACGACCCACGAACTCGTCTTCGGTGCCACCTACTTCTGCGAGAGTCAGGAGGGGCATGGTGCCGCGAATCCGCACGAGAGTGTGGCGCGCTCCCTGAACATCTTCATTCCGCCCCGGTATCACCGGGTCCCCAAGTAG
- a CDS encoding GNAT family N-acetyltransferase, producing MLLEPLRAAEDGTVPGPLLAELTALHSSNRDFHALSGDFPDANDIRPEQVAAALSIELANPDVEILLAREGTEEGDGPAPRRLVGIAITLARHPDPADPDPWIGLLLVDGSAQRRGYGSRLAALVEERFRRAGRAAVRLAALDNTPGALSFWTSLGYEFVEHRRDRQLGRPCTVLRKPLSEPSSEPPRRSRRAARIAVLDPQGAVFLFRYVDEETGPHWALPGGGLEEGESPREGARRELREETGWTDVEPGAFLCSWEHDFTRAGVRVRQYDDIYVAWGPRREPAGGLLTTTRAEEGILAWRWWTPADLADPAAEPVWPPELPRLLAELGTAADAGVPGAGDPPPATADVSGTGPA from the coding sequence CTGCTGCTCGAACCACTCCGCGCAGCCGAGGACGGAACCGTCCCCGGCCCCCTCCTCGCCGAACTCACCGCCCTGCACTCCTCCAACCGCGACTTCCACGCCCTGAGCGGTGACTTCCCGGACGCGAACGACATCCGTCCCGAACAGGTGGCCGCGGCCCTGTCGATCGAGCTGGCCAACCCGGATGTGGAGATCCTGCTCGCGAGGGAGGGCACGGAGGAGGGGGACGGCCCCGCTCCCCGGCGGCTCGTCGGGATCGCCATCACCCTCGCGCGGCATCCCGATCCCGCCGACCCCGACCCGTGGATCGGGTTGCTGCTCGTCGACGGGTCGGCCCAACGCCGGGGGTACGGAAGCCGGTTGGCGGCCCTCGTCGAGGAACGGTTCAGGCGGGCGGGGCGGGCCGCCGTCCGGCTGGCGGCGCTCGACAACACCCCCGGCGCCCTGTCCTTCTGGACCTCCCTCGGCTACGAGTTCGTCGAACACCGCCGGGACCGCCAACTGGGGCGCCCCTGCACGGTGTTGCGCAAGCCGCTGAGCGAACCGTCGAGCGAGCCGCCGCGCAGATCGCGCCGGGCCGCGCGGATCGCCGTACTCGATCCGCAGGGTGCCGTCTTCCTCTTCCGGTACGTCGACGAGGAGACGGGCCCGCACTGGGCCCTGCCCGGCGGCGGTCTGGAGGAGGGCGAGTCGCCGCGCGAGGGCGCCCGGCGGGAACTGCGCGAGGAAACGGGCTGGACGGACGTGGAGCCGGGCGCCTTCCTCTGCTCCTGGGAGCACGACTTCACCCGCGCCGGCGTCCGAGTCCGCCAGTACGACGACATCTACGTGGCCTGGGGCCCCCGCCGCGAGCCGGCCGGCGGCCTCCTCACCACCACCCGCGCCGAGGAGGGCATCCTGGCCTGGCGCTGGTGGACCCCCGCGGACCTGGCCGACCCGGCGGCCGAGCCCGTATGGCCGCCGGAACTGCCCCGGCTGCTGGCGGAGCTCGGGACGGCCGCCGACGCCGGGGTCCCCGGCGCGGGGGACCCTCCGCCGGCGACGGCCGACGTCAGCGGAACCGGGCCAGCCTGA